The Tachysurus vachellii isolate PV-2020 chromosome 15, HZAU_Pvac_v1, whole genome shotgun sequence nucleotide sequence CATTGTTTGAGTTTGTTATGGCTATGCTTGATATAGGGGTAACAAAGGAGTCCCCTAGTGAATGAAGCAACCCCTATGGTCTTAACACATTAAATCCCCCTCAATTTCTTTCTTACCCAAATTCTGTGCTGCTTGTTCAGATTGTGCAGTCAGGGGAATGCAGATTTTGTTACAGCGCTAACTGACTCTGGGTTCGCTGTGAAATTTATCAACTGCACAATGGTAGAAAGGATTCAGTTTGCCCTAAAACTGCTGTAACACAGTCTAAAGTCCTGGATAGAAGACCCACTGATTGCAGCTCTGTCATGCATTTAACCCAGCCCATAAAACAATTAATGTCAGCACCATGTGTTAAGAAAGCATTTATTGTTTCATCCATGAGTTCAGCATCATAGCTTCCCCACCTACAGCCTTGCTTAAAAAAGGAAGTAAATGGTTGCAGTGGACCCTGTCAGCTGAACGAGTCTTCCAGAGGCTCAAAGAAGCATTCAATTCAGCTGATCCTTAAACACATTTCAATGTGAAAGTGGACGCATTGTAAACAGGCATTAGAGCAAAAATCTCTTAGTGGTTCTGGGAGAAGCCCAGGCTCAATCCATCTGCCTATTTCACCAAGAAACTAACACCCGCCAAATACAATGATGACATTGCTATCAGAGGGCTCCTAGGTGTCACTAAACTTGGACAATTCGTTTTCAGACATTTCacctttaattgttttttagtGCAAGTCCAAGCTGTTTATGTCTAGTGTTGTATTTCTGGTTCTAaccttgttttgttgttattttcctCTCCGGACTTGACTGCTGAAATTTATTATCGGTTTTGACACAGATTCTTGAATTGTGTTGTGAATTGTTCACCAGATTTGTAATAAAGCATCATCCTTCTCTTGTTTCTGTATTTAACTGACAATGGGATCCAAGATTTTAATTTTAGACTTTACATGTTAAGTGATAGGTATTTACAGATAGTAAATTGAAGTGAAAGTACCTTTGTCTATTAGGCAATGCTTGTAAAATTGGCTTTTCGTATTTAAAacaatgtatattttaatgtttataatccTTTGGGTGTAATTGCATTCTTTCATCAAAAAACGTGGTCAAATTGAATTTGCTGTTATTAAGTCACATTATAAAATGaaacctactgtatataaccaGAGCAGAATCAAACTATAGTTTATTGTCATGCAGTAAAATCATCTCAAGTGCTGTTACATCATTAGATATTCAAATACAAAGTATACAAAACGTATAATCAGGTAGCTTATTATTTAGCCATAACAAAAtaactgattaaaaataattcataaaaatgAGTGAAGTCACCTGCACAGTGGTCTATTCCTGTCCTCCGATATATAAAAGCAAGTCATATACAGTAGTCATTCCCATTTTAGTGAATGAGACTGAGCTAaactttttcaattcaattttaagtTCTATTtccacaaattatttttgagaatagtgttttgttattttggagTTTAGTTTATCATAATTTCCTCCTCAATAATTTCCTTACAATAAATGTGATTTATAGAGTAATTTGGTGATAAATCAAATTGCATGATTAATGCAGTGAttgataaagtaaaaaaatttacATGTTTCATTGGATTGCTGAGAATAATTTTGTCCTGTTGCTCACTATTGTTGTTCAGGATCAATCATTTTAAAGATATGTAATATCATTTACTCTCATCATCAATCTGGATACAGAAGTGTTGCTCCCATGCACCCTTTGGAAAAGTAACATAACCAAGAAGCTAGATAGAACCAAAATTCCAGCTCGGTGATCATCAGACCTTTAAAAACTCTTAGGAATCGCAGATTGGCTCTATTCTTATTCCTGTtcaataaagaaatacattagTTTGCTGCATGCTTTTGgcttaatacatttaattttccaTTGTAAACAAAAACTGAATATTAACTAGCAGACTAGTTAAGTCTAAGATGCAAGATCTGTATATGTAGTTACAGAGAAACGTATATTGTATGTTCTACTGCATCTTAATAATTACATGTTTACAacacattttaaagtaaaatatctTGTTTAGGAACAAgttcaatatataaaaaaatctaaattaaatatttgctaTTTCAGAGTGGAGAATTCAGATTTTTTCTACTAGATTGTAGattatgttatttattcaaTGGAATTCTACAAttgcttaaaaataaacagtcataTGGGATGGGATCATATTAAACAAATTTACTGAAACTTTAGGTTTTGCTGGTTTGCAAATATAAATTTCATGATTTTAgagatttattatttcatttttatttcccaTATctcaaaaaaatgtacaaatattctGGCTTACCTGCAGTTCTGAGCAGAGTTCTTTGCAAAGAAGAGAGTATGTCTTTTAAGGCAGTATAACTAGAAACCTCGAAGAATTTCTCTTTGCTACCAGCTATCTCTATCATCTCTTTTAAGGCGTTTGCATTATTCAGAACCTCTGACCCCAACTGAGAACAGAACATTATTGTATTAGCAAGGACTCTTGTACCTCTTGTAGCATGTCATTGTAAAAATTAAGAAACCTGTTCTTTAGCATAATTTACCATAAACTGTCACAGACAGCACATAGAAACATTTTATGTAAAGATACAGGTAGACAAAtccaaaatctaaaaaaaaaaaaagtaaacaggcTTTCAGAGTTTGGAAGATCAGCAAAAACACAAGTGAgggtacaaaaaaaatctgtaaaacagATGATACAAAGAGCAGAAGACACAAACAGTGGTTCAAATATAGAAGATAATTTAAAGAAAACTGATCACAGAATCCAAAAATATGAGGGAGACTACCCATGACAATGCAGGGGAAATGAAAAAACATGAACGAAAACAcatgtaaaagtaaacaaaacccATCTAGGTACAATATAGAAGGTCCCGAGGTAGGCATTGTATATCAAGTtgactttttctttctgttgggCCAGGATGCTGGCATGGGACAAAGCAGCAAGAAGCAGGTTGTCAGGAGCTAATGTAAATGTCCGTCTGTGTAAAAGTCCGGAAGTGGGAAGCCAGACGAGGCCTGGCAGGATCATGGCTTGGGAGGCCAGAAAATACCATCGGGGACTTGAAATACACCCTCAAAATTCCATTATATCCTCAAAAcgtttgtgttaaaaaaaggtAGGATGTAAAACTGTATTCCACACATTGAGGTGGCAGAGGAAATTAGCATATGAacaaaacatcaacatttaatatttacatttaaaatgtacatgtttTAGCATTCAAatctatatttaacatttttaatttatatttaacaatTACATTTCATGTTACCTTTATACTTAACATTTACATGGAAACTTACAGTTACAGCATACACTACAGAATGCTGGGAGAATGTTGTGAAATAGTGTAAAAGTGTACACTTACTCCTATAGCATAGCGAACAACCCCTTCCATCTGTGGCATGTTCAAAACTTCTGTGAGGTTTCTTGTTTCTCCTGACATTTGTCCATCagacagtaaaataataaatttttttgcattttcttttgatCCACTTTCAGGAACAAAAACGTCTGTGCTACAGGTAGTACATGACACAGGAGCAGATAAAGTTTTTCCAgtaaaatatactatatacattattatattactaaCAATTAATTCACTTTGTGCAAACTCATGATAAGAAATGATTGTGAACTTACAGAACATGGTAAAGGGCTGAAGCAGTCTTGGTGAGTGCATTAATCTGTTTTATGTTCTTCACCTTATCCAAGGCACTGCGATGGTCATTATTCTCTTTCAGATAGAGTTCTGTCCTTATGTCACTCCCAAACTGCACCACTGCAAACTTGCACTGAGGAGAGAATTTAGTTACTGTCCATGTACACtagaatatatatttaactattaaaatgtacagtatattcacaatATAAGGTTTAATATAgagttttaaatgtattagaGACATTGGGAGACTACTGGGAAACTTTCAGGCAACATCATTGATCATTTTAATGAGTTCCATTACTTAATAGTTTCTTGCTTTAACATCATTCAAACCTTTCTCAGTAAATATTTTCTggaaaagtgatttttttttggggcaatttggaaaaaaaaagtctgaaaggTCTGAAAcaacaatacaaaaacattacataatcacttaatataaaattttgtaaaatatactTTATAGGTACTTTATATAGGTGAAAATCAcagatatatattaataaagtagcatgttcaataaatattaaaataaataaaacttttttcattaatttttttaaaagattcatGCGTTTCTTTATTAGTATGTCAATAATTATGATATTGGGGTGTATGGATATCATATAGCATGAATATTTCCACGAAGTTTGATCCTTTACGTACACTGAAACATGTTGCCCAAACATTTTTCATCATGTTACTGATGAAGTCTTTGGCCCTTGTAAAATCCTCCTTTTCAATGCTACCAGAGCCGTCCAGCACAAAAGCGATCTCTATCCCTGCATCTGTACAAACACAAGCAGCAAAAGGATTTCACAATATTATCTATATATCTGCACTGCAGTCTAAGGAAGAGATGTACACCATACACCACATGCATCAGTCACCTGACATACTGTATCCATTTTGTTCACAGGCAGActgagtttttatatataattgtaattaaaataaaaataaaaaataaaaaataaaaaaaaatcagtcacagCTTGCTTTAATACCTCCATCCTGGAAAATGATATACATCCTGACAAAGTTATCTGAATAttgtcatatactgtactgGTGAAATTTTAACAAACACAAGTGATATTATCCTACAGAAAGCATACAGCACATTTGCACGTTTATATATGCAAATATTGCGGTTTACCATCAATCCTAATGATGCTTTTTTCCAAAGAAGAGAGAAGGGTTTCCAAAGCAGCGTAATTACAAAGACCGAAAAATCGATCTTCATTGCCAGATATTTCTGTCATCTCTTTTATTGCATGTGCATAATTCAAAACATTTGGCCCcacctataaaaataaataaaacatcttaacaataataataattataacaatgatgatgatgatgataataataataataataataataataataataataataataataataataaactttaccTGTCTGTGTAAACTACTATTTATTTTAGTCACTAGAGTtatgaaatgtaaaattatttacacttaCTCCTATAGCATAGCGAACAACCCCTTCCATCTGTGGCATGTTCAAAACTTCTGTGAGGTTTCTTGTATCTCCTGATATTTGTCCATCagacagtaaaataataatttttttttgcattttcttttgatCCACTTTCAGGAACAAAAACGTCTGTGCTGCAGGTAGTACATGACACAGGAGCAGATAAAGTTTTTCTAGTAAAatatgctacagtatatacatttttaaattactaACAATTAATTCACTTTGAGCAGAAATTATAAGAAATGATTGTGAACTTACAGAACATGGTAGAGGGCTGAAGCAGTCTTGGTGAGTTCAGTAATCTGTTGTATGTTCTTCACCTTATCCAAGGCACTGCGATGGTCATTATTCTCTTTCAGATAGAGTTCTGTCCTTATGTCACTCCCAAACTGCACCACTGCAAACTTGCACTGAAGAGAAAAGAATTCtgcttttaatatatttatttatacacatactgaatttaatatattatttattttattaaaggcATTTTGATCAAGGCTTTGGGCTGAAAATTAAACCACATAGTTTTTGCTTAAacctacattcattcattcattcattcattcattcattttctaccgcttatccgaactacctcaggtcacgaggagcctgtgcctatctcaggcgtcattgggcatcaaggcaggatacaccctggacggagtgccaacccatcattcactcacgcaatcacacactacggataatattccagagatgccaatcaacctaccatgcatgtctttggacccggggaggaaaccggagtacccggaggaaacccccgaggcacggggagaacatgcaaactccacacacacaaagcggaggcgggaatctaacCCAGTGTTAATCTAATCATTGGTAGacatttaaaagcacttttgttgctctggataatggcgtttgccaaatgctgtaaatgtaaatgtcagtcACAGGCATTTTAAAAAAGCCCATATAGCTGAAATTCTGTTCTACTGCCTCATCTATTGATCTCACATTCGATTTCCTTCAGTGTAAACCTTGTCATTTCAATACTTCTCATTtaatgtgcagaaaaacaaatgataatAGCTTTGACACAAAGTTACATGGTAACCTATTAGAAAATATCAGTTATCAATGGCTGCTGGCTTCTTTCTACTTCTCAGCTCTTACACATGTTGAAAAGTTTCCGAAATCTTTGTATCAGTTTGTGACTATAGTCAGAGTTACTGGTCAACCTGTCCTTTAACACAAGTGACAGCTTCAAAGTAGCCTTGTGCTAACCTTGTGTTATCTTTATTCACCTACAAGGCAGATTAGAGGTACTTGCATGTGTGAGAAATGTCTGGGCCTTCTGGTTTCGGAAGGTATGAAGGTATCTGCTATGTTTAATTTCTTTGTGTTGATAATCCATAGACGTATTTATTGGATAAAATGTTCTATTTATATAATGCACAGTAATGCTGATGCTTAGCATATTGGGCAGCATATGCTGTCACAGTATGTGTCTTACTCCTTATATGAGCAGCCATTATGTGAGTGGGGTGACACTAGGTTTTCCTGTCTAAACAAAGACTAGCTCGTTTTGTGATGTCAATTACGCTTATAGGCAGGACGACTGTCAGCTGCTACTCTGGGAGAACTGTGCTGCTGCTACCTGGGTAGAGTCATGTACTTTTTACAGGTTCACCAAAATCTGTTGGTCCCTCCCATTGGGGTAAGCAATCATATCTTACTGAAGATCCTACTGAAGATCCTACTGAAGACCTTGTACTGTAAATCCTCTGTTATACATTTAACAGCTTGGTGAAACCCCACCGTAGTTAGAAGGGTGAAATGGAGTGACCATGTTCTGTGAACAACTGATAATGCCAAGGTCCCCTAAGCCTCAGTCTATGTACACATATGCACAGATTTGATATATACAGGTGTTGAAACTCCTCCCACTAGTGACTGGTGTTCATATAGCACAGTTACATCaccatacattttaatttataatttctgTGCTTGGTCTAGTTGATGCTGTACTTACATTGAAACATGTTCTCCAAACATTTTTCATCAAcgtaataaataaagtctttgGCCCTTTCAAAATCCTTTGGCTTAATGCTACCAGAGCCGTCCAGCACAACAGCGATCTCTGTGCCTGCATCAAAAGCAGATGATTTCAAAAATCTTACCTATATGAGAATCTAACATTTAGTATATTGTCTGTGATATATCAAGTTTGTTCATTgattgacaaaaataaaaataccttGATCTTCTTCATTTGTATCAGTGCTGGAATCACTTTGAAGAGCTCTTCTCTTCCTCGAGTGGTCTAATAAGAATCAGCAGTGACAgtttttaaatgtcttaaaatatcaacaaatatatttttaaaaataaaattacaaaaatatatgtaagtgattcattatttcatttttaatggaatttttaaaaacatctccAGATACTTTTACCTTGAAAACCTGTTTGAGTTCCTTGgtatttgttattgttgttgttgctgttcatgttttttttgttccattaGCTGTAAAACTAATATGGTGTATTGGTATTAACTGAGGATCATTGAGAAGTCTCATAATGAGAGATTTTCGTATGCATGTTTTAGTGCAGACACATACTCAACTTATTGGGATAGACTTTACTCTTTTCCTGATGATCAGATACGAGGGTACAGTTTCTGTTGAAATTCTCAGCTGCCGAGTTAATTGTCCGAACTTGGTTACAAACCTAAGATTTGAGATAAGAAACGTTTTATTTCAGATTCATGAGCTTTGAAGATTCATTTGACTttcaaatattgtttaaaaaaaaatgccaacggtataaataaatagcaagGATGTAGGTGAAACCTGTGTTACTCAAATAAATAActgattaatgaataaatgactgaatgaaagaatgaattttCAGTGTCTGTCAGATGTGCgttaatatttttttgcagttaaatgcatgttttaatcatcatatagaaaaaaataattcaaatttcttttgtaacattttatacaaaacaattGTTATAAACTAGAGAATTAGATTCTTGTTCTTATGTTAGATTACATTAAAAGTCTTTTCTGTATCTACTGTGAACCTGGGGTGGTTATTGTCACCTGATATGCCAGTCTTAAATGGTCATGAGTGACTGCAGATGGCTGTGataaatggtaaaaaatattcaccagagcattttaaattacatttacaattatggCATTTGGCTGACAAAAGGATTCCtagtaccctgagagatggtgggtacaactatatacagtagctcTAGAAGCTTGGATGGGACATGGTACAAAGTTGCAGGTAATAAGTGAATTTGAAGCCAAACATAAGTATATTAATTAAACTGGATGCAGCAGCTAAAGGAAGCCAGTAGAGGGACTGTAGAAACAATGTAGTGTGACAGAATGTGGGGAGTTTGAAAGCAGTTTGTGGAGCTCCATTCTGCAATAGTTGCAGTGGTTgaatggcttgttttcaacctgccaaagttctcgccaTGTTGTCTGTCTTTCACGCTCACTGCCTAAAAGAGAAGTCAATATGTTTGATGTATTTAGAGAAATAGGTTGTCAAGGAAagcaagataaaaataaaaagaaaaaaaaaaaaagaaaaaaaaatagatatattttttaGCAAACCTGTAgttgctaaaaaaaatacatcaaagcATCATCATGGAAGAGTTTTTAAGTCATTGAATTTGTATGTCAttgaaaatgtaatgaaaatataCCAAAAGCTGCTCCTTATCTTCACTCCAACTGGATACTACAGACAAAGTTGGTCTCAGACCTTTTGTTACTGctgtaaattatatattagCATACTGTTTATATAATACTATAAGATTATactgtttattataataaaattgttGCAGACGCAAAAGGTTAATGTCATCTTACTATAATTGCTATTTAAAGCcaacataaacatacagtattaattACAGTTAATTATTGTAACATGTATAGCAGGTctgatctttattttaaatacatacacatctgacaacattcattcattcattcactcattttctaccgcttatccgaactacctcgggtcacggggagcctgtgcctatctcaggcgtcattgggcaagtgccaacccatcgcagggcacacacacacacacacacacacacacactagggacaattttccagagatgccaatcagcctaccatgcatgtctttggaccgggggaggaaaccggagtacccggaggaaacccccgaggcacggggagaacatgcaaactccacacacaaaaggcggaggcgggaatcgaaccccgaccctggaggtgtgaggcgaacgtactaaccactaagccaccgtgccccccatctgacaacacaattaaataaaaataaaaataactttacCATTAACATATATTTCAGCACATCTTTTGTCTGTGCAATTGAAGACATCTCCGGAGGTAGGAGAAGGAACAAACACTCGGCAGGTCGTCATTTGCAAATTTCTTCACAGGCTTTGAGAATAGGTTGAATCACACTGCTGTGTATATgcctgtgatttaaaaaaaattaagaagtCCAACaattatctgattttttttcagatttttcaagCATACTTtcctgtgggtttttttttatacctctTAATGAAATCAATAAGAAGCCTATAATTCACATACCTGTTATGAACAGCACAACTGAAAACATCTTGCTGAGGCCACCAAGTAATTGTAAGTAAAAGTTAactgtgcattaaaaaaaatatttgcctGATTTCCTCTTTATCTtttctacagtatatgtcaCACTAAATGGTTTCAGATCctcaaaaaaaagtgaaataaaaaatgcagtttttgaagtttcatttcattattgaaGGAAAAAGGGATATGCAACTCTTGTATCAaccataacattttattttgagcCTTGCTAAGGTTGCATCTTCCAAAAATGTTCTTCCACAGAACAttcagtatatacatatacgtatattcAGAACATATCCAGTATAATCCACAGAACATTATTCTGAAAGGCTTggtgttttttatgtttctctCATTAGTAATGGTTTTCACCTTCAGATAATGTATaatttttctgtaaaatgtgtCATAAATGTGTCGTAGTTTTGCTAGTAACATCCAATGAGTTATTGTCAGTATTTCTGTGAATGCAATTACAACAAATTTCTGACTTAAGCTACCTCCTCATCAGCCATCTGAGGCTCCTTCATCAGCCTGGAAGTTTGAGGGTGTGCTTTAGGCACTGGCTGATTCAGTGAGAGGACCAGCTAGTGGATTCCTTGCATGGCCACAATATCTGTAGTTATGGCCCTGGAGCCAGGAGAATCCTATGAAGAATTGGTTGGTTGGGGAGGAACTGAATTGTTTCCCCGGTGTGAAAAAATCCAATCTGAAGGGTGATGGGTATGGTCTGGTGCGTGATGAGTCCGCCTCCAATGGATTGGTTGTGCACCATCGTAATTCTTAGGGGGACGGTGCATGTGGtaggggaattgttgttcctCGTCCAGGTGGCGATGATGTTGATGCCTGACCCGGAATCTATTATGGCTGACACATGGTACCATATTGTACAAAGAAACACATAGGTAGCGTTGGCCAATTTGGATGGATTCAGGCAGCTCCAGAGTGAATTGGTCTAGTAGTGCCTGTGATCGTGGAGACTGATTGCAGATCAGATTGTCCAGACAAATGCCTGGTGTAATGTACTGGACTAGGGTGTTTGTTCTCATCCCAGTAGGCATGTTCTGCTTGAAGCTTGGGACTCAGGCTCTCCCAGAATATGGCCTTCAACGCAGGGTCATTCCATTTACTCTGGGCGGCCAACGTGTGGAACTTTACAACATAATCTGCTGTGGAGTCAGTATTGTGGTGAAGATGGAAGATCTGTAAACCTGGAAGACCCTCCAATGGGGTATTCAAAAACTTCCCAGATCAACTGGGAGAAATGGCCATATGAAGAGCACACCTGAACATCTTCGTCCCAGACAGCATCCACCCAATCCAGAGCTCTCCTGGTAAGCAGGGTCATTAAAAAGGCACATTTGGCAGTGTCATCCTGGTAGGCTGGTTGGTGGTTGAATAATATCTCACACTCCCGAAGTAAACCCTTGGAACAATTGGCCGAGCCATCAAACTTATCAGGTAGGGCCATGGGAATTGGTTAAGCTCTGGGTACAGTGGGGATTGTCTAGTGCTTGAAGCGTCTGTGTTCTGGAGAGCTGTAAGTTGCTCTTGGTAGGCCAAGAGTTGTTTTCTTGGTGGGCCATCAGGGAATGGAGTTGAGCCATATCAGCTGGATTTGCTAATGGTAAAGTTTCCTGTAATGAGGAAGCGGCGGAACCCATATAGGGAGTAACAATGAGCTTTAATGAGGCAGAAAATGAAACAGTCCAAAGAGGTAACTAAAATCAGCATCAAAACAAACAGGTAAAGAAATCAAAAACCATAGAAGCAGTCAGTGTggcaaacaaaacagacaagggcAAAATCCAAAAGTgagaaatccaaaaacacataaacaggTCATACACAGTTATAAAATAACAATGGCAGAAGCAACAGCTTCAGGAAATGACAATACTTCATGTTGGATGGTAGCATGTACCTCATTATATGTTTGTGAACACTGTGACCCAGAAGTCTAGTATTCTAACAAGCTaaaggaaggagaaaaaaaaggacaaaaaacagTGCTTTCTTCCTAAGCACTGTTGTTATAAAAAACTGCTGCACACTCTTTTAGAGAAACAGAGTTTTTAGATAGTTTCCTTCTTGTACTTTATATAGTCAGTGGTTTATAATAGGGGCAGAGGAGCAAGTCAATACACAAAAGATAATATATGCTTATTATTAACtagtacaaattaaaaaaaaatttattgttGCATAAGAAGTAACAAGTAAAAGGTTACATGGCATTTAAAGCAAATAGTGGTTGGCAACTTTCAAAATGGACCATGTGGTTGTGGGGTTTTTGGTACTTCTTTGCTACAAAGTTGACATGAACGCAGGGTGTGATTTAA carries:
- the itgae.1 gene encoding integrin alpha-E, producing the protein MFSQTFLFLKVDQKKMQKKIIILLSDGQISGDTRNLTEVLNMPQMEGVVRYAIGVGPNVLNYAHAIKEMTEISGNEDRFFGLCNYAALETLLSSLEKSIIRIDDAGIEIAFVLDGSGSIEKEDFTRAKDFISNMMKNVWATCFSCKFAVVQFGSDIRTELYLKENNDHRSALDKVKNIKQINALTKTASALYHVLTDVFVPESGSKENAKKFIILLSDGQMSGETRNLTEVLNMPQMEGVVRYAIGLGSEVLNNANALKEMIEIAGSKEKFFEVSSYTALKDILSSLQRTLLRTAGIRIEPICDS